From the Ruania alkalisoli genome, one window contains:
- a CDS encoding AAA family ATPase, whose protein sequence is MTEQGTMTPTALSIARLQDNLETVVRGRPEAVRTAIATFLAEGHLLLEDVPGVGKTTLAKALAASVAGTVGRIQFTPDLLPGDLTGVTVYRQETASFDFHPGPVFATVVIGDEINRASPKTQSALLECMAERQVTIDGATHDLPRPFMVIATQNPVEMEGTYALPEAQRDRFMAQISIGYPPAADELGLLSAGGEHDPLATLRPVISLDDVRDMALAVRQVHASENVLRYVLDLVHATREHADLSLGASPRAGLHLVALARAVALMAGRDYVIPDDVQALIHPVLGHRVMLTRSARLAHTGVDAVLAEITASVPVHR, encoded by the coding sequence ATGACCGAGCAGGGAACGATGACGCCAACTGCCCTCTCGATCGCCCGCCTCCAGGACAATCTGGAGACCGTGGTGCGGGGGCGACCAGAGGCTGTCCGCACAGCGATCGCGACCTTCCTGGCCGAAGGGCACCTGCTGCTCGAGGACGTGCCCGGGGTCGGCAAGACGACACTCGCCAAGGCACTGGCCGCATCGGTGGCCGGGACCGTGGGCCGGATCCAGTTCACTCCCGACCTGCTCCCTGGCGACCTGACGGGCGTGACGGTGTACCGCCAGGAGACGGCCTCCTTCGACTTCCATCCCGGGCCTGTCTTCGCCACCGTGGTAATCGGTGACGAGATCAACCGGGCCTCCCCGAAGACGCAATCGGCCCTGCTGGAGTGCATGGCCGAGCGACAGGTCACCATCGACGGTGCCACGCACGATCTGCCCCGCCCCTTCATGGTGATCGCCACCCAGAACCCGGTGGAAATGGAGGGCACGTACGCGTTGCCGGAGGCACAGCGAGACCGGTTCATGGCCCAGATCTCGATCGGCTACCCGCCTGCCGCCGATGAGCTCGGACTGCTCAGTGCCGGTGGGGAGCACGATCCGCTGGCAACGCTCCGGCCCGTGATCTCTCTCGACGACGTCCGGGACATGGCGCTCGCCGTCCGGCAGGTGCATGCGTCGGAGAACGTGCTGCGCTACGTCCTGGACCTCGTCCACGCCACCCGCGAGCACGCCGACCTGTCACTGGGGGCATCTCCGCGGGCCGGACTCCACCTGGTTGCGCTTGCTCGCGCGGTGGCCCTCATGGCCGGGCGCGACTATGTGATCCCCGACGATGTCCAGGCGCTCATCCACCCCGTCCTGGGACACCGGGTGATGCTCACCCGGTCGGCACGGCTTGCGCACACGGGAGTCGACGCAGTCCTGGCTGAGATCACCGCATCCGTCCCGGTCCACCGGTAA
- the mraZ gene encoding division/cell wall cluster transcriptional repressor MraZ — MFLGTYEPRLDDKGRLILPSKFREPMSAGIVITRGQDRCLYAYPRVEFERILARMQDASTTSKRNRDYMRVFLSGASDEIPDKQGRVTITSNLRNYAGLGRDLAVIGAGTKVEIWDLQAWTTYLEENEQAFADISEEVLPGL, encoded by the coding sequence TTGTTCCTGGGGACGTACGAACCGCGACTGGACGACAAGGGCCGCCTGATCCTGCCCTCGAAGTTCCGGGAGCCGATGTCGGCGGGGATCGTGATCACCCGCGGGCAGGACCGGTGTCTGTACGCCTATCCGCGTGTGGAGTTCGAGCGGATCCTGGCCCGGATGCAGGACGCGTCCACCACGTCCAAGCGCAATCGCGACTACATGCGGGTCTTCCTCTCCGGGGCGTCGGACGAGATCCCCGACAAGCAGGGCCGCGTGACGATCACGTCGAATCTGCGCAACTACGCCGGACTGGGCCGCGACCTGGCCGTGATCGGCGCCGGCACCAAGGTCGAGATCTGGGACCTGCAGGCCTGGACCACCTATCTCGAAGAGAACGAACAGGCATTCGCCGACATCAGTGAGGAGGTGCTCCCGGGACTGTGA
- the rsmH gene encoding 16S rRNA (cytosine(1402)-N(4))-methyltransferase RsmH codes for MTTSPDRHIPVLAQRCLDLLEPAVGDPGAVLIDATLGLGGHAEAALRRFPHLRVVGIDRDPEAITSASERLADFADRFIAVHAVYDEIGAIAAEHGPGGRVRGILFDLGVSSMQLDEAERGFSYAKDAPLDMRMDQSTGRTAADLLAEAPEAELRRILFTYGEEKFAPRIARALVRARAEQPLSRSGELVELVRANIPHAARRTGGNPAKRTFQALRIAVNAELEVLERALPAAIDALAVRGRIVVESYQSLEDRIVKRALAAGARSSAPDDLPVPLPEHAPSLRLLTRGAEQADEDERERNPRSASVRVRAAERIREGSPR; via the coding sequence GTGACGACATCGCCCGACCGGCACATCCCCGTGCTGGCGCAGCGGTGCCTCGACCTGCTTGAGCCCGCGGTGGGCGACCCTGGTGCGGTACTCATCGATGCGACCCTCGGCCTCGGCGGACACGCCGAGGCCGCGTTGCGTCGCTTCCCGCACCTGCGGGTGGTCGGGATCGATCGGGACCCGGAGGCGATCACCTCGGCGAGCGAACGGCTCGCAGACTTCGCCGACCGGTTCATCGCGGTGCATGCGGTCTACGACGAGATCGGTGCGATCGCCGCTGAGCATGGACCGGGCGGCCGGGTGCGGGGCATCCTGTTCGACCTCGGTGTCTCCTCGATGCAGCTGGACGAGGCCGAGCGCGGCTTCTCCTATGCCAAGGACGCGCCGCTGGACATGCGGATGGATCAGAGCACCGGACGGACAGCCGCAGATCTCCTGGCTGAGGCGCCCGAGGCGGAGCTGCGACGGATCCTCTTCACCTACGGAGAAGAGAAATTCGCCCCGAGGATCGCCCGTGCGCTGGTGCGGGCGCGCGCTGAGCAGCCGCTGTCCCGGTCCGGTGAACTGGTGGAGCTGGTGCGGGCCAACATCCCGCATGCGGCGCGCCGCACCGGCGGCAATCCGGCCAAGCGCACGTTCCAGGCGCTGCGGATCGCTGTCAATGCGGAGCTCGAGGTATTGGAACGAGCGCTACCGGCGGCGATCGATGCGCTCGCCGTCCGCGGGCGGATCGTCGTCGAGTCGTATCAGTCGCTCGAGGACCGGATCGTCAAGCGTGCACTTGCCGCTGGCGCCCGATCGAGTGCCCCCGACGATCTTCCGGTACCGCTGCCCGAGCACGCACCGTCTCTGCGGTTGCTCACGCGCGGTGCGGAGCAGGCCGATGAGGACGAGCGAGAGCGCAACCCGCGCTCGGCGTCGGTGCGGGTCCGGGCCGCTGAACGGATCCGGGAAGGGAGTCCACGATGA
- a CDS encoding peptidoglycan D,D-transpeptidase FtsI family protein — MAQSRRVNPVTAVGTPERRQAVLLAMLLVVLLAFAARLVWVQIIAGPALADDALDARSYTYTDHAARGSIVDSNGTVLATSVQTYRVVADLMSIPAYAPQDSEGEVTGYGAAAAARDLAPILGLDRNRLGAELVGEDRYHILAREVTPEVWQEVAALNVPGISAEETAERAYPNGSTAGQIVGWVNDEGDGAAGLESSLNSRLLGTDGEFTVEIGATGQVIPTGQNVSTPAVPGCDVHLTIDADLNWYAQRTIDETVDTYGADWGAVVVIDTRTGQILALADSDAVDPNDPGASRYAGSHAVQDVYDPGSTGKVLTVLSALEEGVVTPTTPIEDPYRLTTANGQTFHDHTEHPDQMLTVTGVLAESANTGTVNIGSRMSDETRYEYMQRLGWGTQTGVGLPGETAGLLHHYEDWDGAMRYTTMFGQGVSVNLLQNTGVFSTIANDGVRMPLSIVDGYDCADGYEEVDPGEPVQVVSAESSEQMIRMLESVISDAGTGERAAIDGYRIAGKTGTAQIPDGNGGISDVAASFVGIAPAEDPQIAVGVVVYRPDSGFFGGRIAAPVFHDVASFALQSLGVPPSSEPADPYPLRPDGQ, encoded by the coding sequence ATGGCACAGTCAAGACGGGTGAACCCGGTCACGGCCGTCGGTACGCCGGAACGCCGCCAGGCGGTGCTGCTGGCGATGCTGCTGGTCGTTCTGCTCGCGTTCGCTGCCCGCTTGGTGTGGGTGCAGATCATCGCGGGTCCTGCGTTGGCGGACGACGCCCTCGACGCGCGCAGCTACACCTACACCGATCACGCGGCTCGCGGTTCGATCGTGGACAGCAACGGCACGGTGCTCGCCACCTCGGTACAGACCTACCGGGTGGTCGCCGACCTGATGTCGATCCCCGCCTATGCGCCCCAGGACTCCGAGGGTGAGGTCACGGGCTACGGTGCGGCAGCCGCGGCTCGTGACCTGGCCCCGATCCTTGGCCTCGACCGCAACCGCTTGGGTGCCGAACTCGTGGGGGAAGATCGCTACCACATCCTCGCGCGCGAGGTAACTCCGGAGGTCTGGCAGGAGGTTGCCGCGCTCAACGTCCCGGGAATCTCCGCCGAGGAGACCGCCGAACGGGCCTATCCGAACGGCAGCACGGCGGGGCAGATCGTCGGCTGGGTCAACGATGAGGGTGACGGTGCGGCGGGTCTGGAGTCCAGCCTGAACTCGCGGCTGCTCGGCACGGACGGCGAGTTCACCGTCGAGATCGGCGCCACGGGTCAGGTCATCCCCACCGGACAGAACGTCTCCACGCCCGCCGTGCCTGGCTGTGATGTGCACCTGACGATCGACGCCGATCTGAACTGGTACGCCCAGCGCACCATCGACGAGACCGTCGACACCTACGGAGCCGACTGGGGCGCCGTCGTGGTGATCGACACCCGGACCGGACAGATCCTCGCGTTGGCGGACTCCGACGCGGTCGACCCCAACGACCCGGGGGCCTCGCGCTACGCCGGCTCCCACGCCGTGCAGGATGTGTATGACCCCGGGTCGACCGGCAAGGTGCTCACTGTTCTCTCCGCCTTGGAGGAGGGTGTGGTCACCCCGACAACGCCGATCGAGGACCCGTACCGCCTCACCACCGCGAACGGCCAGACCTTCCACGACCACACCGAGCACCCGGACCAGATGCTCACCGTGACCGGAGTGCTGGCCGAGTCGGCGAACACGGGCACCGTCAACATCGGCTCCCGGATGAGCGATGAGACCCGGTACGAGTACATGCAGCGCCTCGGGTGGGGGACCCAGACCGGAGTCGGACTTCCTGGCGAGACCGCCGGCTTGCTGCACCACTACGAGGACTGGGACGGCGCGATGCGCTACACCACGATGTTCGGACAGGGTGTTTCGGTCAACCTGCTGCAGAACACCGGCGTCTTCTCCACCATCGCCAATGACGGGGTGCGGATGCCGCTGAGCATCGTCGACGGATACGACTGCGCCGACGGGTACGAGGAGGTCGATCCCGGCGAGCCGGTCCAGGTTGTCTCGGCCGAGTCGAGTGAGCAGATGATCCGGATGCTGGAGAGCGTCATCAGTGACGCCGGCACCGGTGAGCGGGCCGCGATCGATGGCTACCGCATCGCCGGCAAGACCGGGACGGCGCAGATCCCTGACGGCAACGGTGGCATCAGTGACGTCGCGGCCTCCTTCGTGGGGATCGCCCCGGCGGAGGATCCGCAGATCGCCGTCGGTGTGGTCGTCTACCGCCCGGACAGTGGCTTCTTCGGTGGCAGGATCGCGGCACCCGTCTTCCATGACGTCGCCTCCTTCGCGCTGCAGTCCCTCGGCGTCCCGCCGAGCAGCGAGCCCGCCGACCCGTATCCGCTCCGGCCCGACGGTCAGTGA
- a CDS encoding UDP-N-acetylmuramoyl-L-alanyl-D-glutamate--2,6-diaminopimelate ligase encodes MNTIPAARTTADLAAAFGLDLRAGGGAAGAPGAAAAESVVVTGVSLDNRQTAHGDLFAALPGAHTHGAEHARAAVDAGAVAILTDPDGAARLERAGVAGVPVLVAGDVRGVLGAVSAEVYHRPAEQMRTFGVTGTNGKTTTTYLLEEILHGLGRSTGLIGTVEIKVGEERTPARLTTPESPQVQALLARMVDAGVEDLVMEVSSHALALHRVDAVVYDMVSFTNLTADHLDFHGDMESYFRTKAELFTPARARRGVVLADDEWGARLAAEATIPVVTVGSQTPPTQPDPDTDWLITLTHGRPDHTEFTLTHRDGRSLSTAVWMPGRFNVLNAAVALVMVIEAGVSISELHDHLRTGLRPAVPGRMERVADHPRCIVDFAHNADALELVLRALRPTTKGRLFVVFGATGERDTAKRPRMGEVAVRGADVVVVTDDDPHDEDPATIRSDVMAGALRAVAAHQRGGRTVDLFEVAPRATAIRRAVNFAGPADTVLIAGRGHETIQEIAGVEHQLDDRDEVRAALADRPLHPGAS; translated from the coding sequence ATGAACACCATTCCCGCGGCCCGGACGACGGCGGACCTCGCCGCCGCTTTTGGGCTCGATCTGCGAGCCGGTGGCGGTGCTGCCGGCGCCCCCGGTGCCGCTGCTGCCGAGAGCGTCGTCGTCACCGGTGTCAGCCTGGACAACCGCCAGACGGCACACGGCGACCTGTTCGCAGCGCTTCCCGGTGCGCACACCCACGGGGCCGAGCATGCACGCGCCGCCGTCGATGCCGGTGCGGTCGCGATCCTCACCGATCCCGACGGCGCAGCTCGCCTCGAGCGTGCCGGCGTGGCTGGCGTGCCGGTTCTGGTGGCCGGGGACGTGCGCGGGGTGCTCGGGGCCGTCAGCGCGGAGGTGTACCACCGCCCGGCCGAGCAGATGCGAACCTTCGGGGTCACCGGGACGAACGGTAAGACCACGACGACCTATCTGCTCGAGGAGATCCTCCATGGTCTGGGGCGCAGCACCGGACTGATCGGGACCGTGGAGATCAAGGTCGGCGAGGAACGTACACCTGCCAGGCTGACCACGCCGGAGTCGCCGCAGGTCCAGGCTCTGCTCGCCCGGATGGTCGACGCCGGGGTGGAGGATCTGGTGATGGAGGTCTCCTCCCACGCCCTCGCGCTGCACCGCGTCGACGCCGTCGTCTACGACATGGTCTCGTTCACGAACCTGACTGCCGACCACCTCGACTTCCACGGCGATATGGAGTCCTACTTCCGCACCAAGGCCGAGTTGTTCACACCCGCGCGGGCGCGTCGCGGTGTGGTGCTCGCCGACGATGAGTGGGGCGCCCGGCTGGCAGCTGAGGCGACGATCCCGGTAGTGACGGTGGGATCGCAGACCCCGCCCACGCAACCGGATCCGGACACCGACTGGCTGATCACGCTCACGCACGGCCGGCCTGACCACACCGAGTTCACCCTCACCCACCGGGACGGGCGCAGCCTGTCCACCGCCGTCTGGATGCCCGGTCGGTTCAACGTGCTCAACGCTGCCGTGGCCCTGGTGATGGTGATCGAGGCCGGCGTATCCATCTCGGAGTTGCACGACCACCTGCGTACTGGGCTGCGACCGGCCGTGCCGGGCCGAATGGAGCGTGTGGCGGACCACCCGCGCTGCATCGTTGACTTCGCACACAACGCCGATGCGCTCGAACTGGTCCTGCGCGCCTTGCGTCCGACGACGAAGGGTCGTCTGTTCGTGGTGTTCGGCGCCACCGGTGAGCGGGACACTGCCAAACGTCCCCGGATGGGTGAGGTGGCAGTGCGCGGGGCCGATGTGGTGGTCGTCACCGACGACGACCCGCACGACGAGGACCCGGCGACGATCCGCTCGGACGTCATGGCCGGGGCACTGCGCGCGGTTGCGGCGCACCAGCGTGGCGGCCGCACGGTCGATCTGTTCGAGGTCGCGCCCCGTGCCACGGCGATCCGCCGCGCCGTAAACTTCGCCGGCCCTGCGGACACGGTGCTGATTGCGGGCAGGGGCCACGAGACGATCCAGGAGATCGCCGGGGTCGAGCACCAGCTGGATGATCGCGACGAAGTGCGTGCCGCACTCGCCGATCGTCCGCTTCATCCCGGAGCCTCATGA
- a CDS encoding UDP-N-acetylmuramoyl-tripeptide--D-alanyl-D-alanine ligase, translated as MITLTLAEIAAATSGRVHDPGPSTGRPAEPSELVQVTAEVVIDSRLAAPGGLFVAVAGERVDGHDYLTTAAERGAVAALVSRPVPDSPIPYVLVPDVPLALGALAREALVRLRAAGQITVVAITGSVGKTSTKDLLAQVLAPVGDLIAPAGSFNNEFGLPLTVLRANERTRVLVLEMGADRVGNLTYLTAIAPPDIAVVLAVGTAHLGGFGSVEAIALAKSELVQGLRPDGIAVLNADDPRVVTMAEVSAGSEVRSFAQIADAHVRATDVSVDADGHATFTLSAGPVHVPARLALVGRHHVTNALAAATVALALGLTLEQVADGLGTATALSPHRMHVRSWGRRTLIDDAYNANPDSMRAALDALGSIAGTRRRVAVLGEMRELGEIAVQAHEEIGRYAADRGADLVVTVGDGAEPIAGGARVAGVPVVRSVADVDEAEELLVSELGDDDVVLVKSSNSAGLAVLADRLAAAAGPTGAGESA; from the coding sequence ATGATCACCCTCACCCTGGCCGAGATCGCGGCCGCCACCTCTGGCCGTGTCCATGACCCGGGGCCGTCCACTGGCCGGCCTGCTGAACCGTCGGAGCTCGTGCAGGTCACCGCCGAGGTGGTGATCGACTCCCGGCTCGCGGCCCCCGGTGGTCTGTTCGTGGCCGTCGCGGGTGAGCGGGTGGATGGTCATGACTACCTGACTACGGCGGCCGAGCGAGGAGCCGTTGCAGCCCTGGTCTCTCGACCGGTGCCGGACAGTCCCATCCCGTACGTCCTCGTGCCCGACGTCCCGCTCGCACTCGGCGCCCTGGCCCGGGAAGCGCTGGTACGCCTCCGCGCCGCCGGCCAGATCACGGTCGTGGCGATCACCGGATCGGTGGGCAAGACCAGCACCAAGGACCTCCTCGCACAGGTGCTGGCGCCGGTGGGTGACCTGATCGCCCCGGCGGGATCGTTCAACAATGAGTTCGGCCTGCCGTTGACCGTGCTGCGGGCCAACGAGAGAACCCGGGTGCTGGTGCTCGAGATGGGAGCGGACCGGGTCGGCAACCTCACCTACCTGACAGCGATCGCCCCGCCGGACATCGCCGTGGTGCTCGCGGTCGGAACGGCCCACCTCGGCGGCTTCGGCAGCGTCGAGGCCATCGCGCTGGCAAAGTCGGAGCTGGTGCAGGGCCTGCGCCCGGACGGGATCGCGGTGCTGAACGCCGATGACCCGCGGGTGGTCACGATGGCCGAGGTATCGGCCGGCTCTGAGGTGCGCAGTTTCGCCCAGATCGCCGATGCGCACGTGCGCGCCACTGACGTCTCGGTGGACGCTGACGGGCACGCCACATTCACGTTGAGTGCCGGGCCGGTTCACGTCCCCGCCCGGCTCGCTCTGGTGGGCCGCCACCACGTCACAAACGCATTGGCCGCCGCCACCGTTGCCCTCGCGCTCGGGCTGACCCTTGAGCAGGTGGCGGACGGGCTCGGAACGGCCACAGCGCTGAGCCCGCACCGGATGCATGTCCGGTCCTGGGGTCGGCGTACGCTCATCGACGATGCCTACAACGCGAACCCGGACTCGATGAGGGCGGCGCTGGATGCTCTCGGGTCCATCGCCGGCACCCGGCGCCGGGTCGCGGTGCTGGGCGAGATGCGTGAGCTCGGTGAGATCGCTGTTCAGGCGCACGAGGAGATCGGCCGGTATGCCGCTGACCGGGGCGCCGACCTGGTCGTGACCGTGGGCGATGGCGCCGAGCCGATCGCTGGCGGTGCGAGAGTCGCCGGGGTGCCGGTGGTGAGGTCGGTGGCCGACGTGGACGAGGCGGAGGAACTGCTGGTGAGTGAGCTCGGCGACGACGACGTGGTGCTGGTCAAGTCCTCGAACTCGGCCGGTCTGGCAGTGCTCGCCGACCGGCTGGCGGCCGCGGCAGGACCGACCGGGGCGGGGGAGTCCGCATGA
- the mraY gene encoding phospho-N-acetylmuramoyl-pentapeptide-transferase → MIAILVAGAVALVVSLLGTPLFIRFLVHRNYGQFIRQDGPTAHFTKRGTPTMGGVVIIVATLVAYAFSNVVTGNLPSASGLLLLFLMVGLGIVGFLDDFIKISRQRSLGLSPAWKIVGQGVIGVVFSVLVLQFPNERFRTPASTEISFSRDLGIDLAFAGATVGLLLFVIWANFLITAWSNAVNLTDGLDGLATGASMFVFGAYTLVTIWQMNQNCQLLSSVGPSCYEVRDPRDLSIVAAAIVGACFGFLWWNASPAKIFMGDTGALALGGALAGMTILTRTEILGAIIGGLFVLIILSDVIQIGFFKATGRRVFKMAPLHHHFELMGWGEVTIVIRFWIIAALCASLGLGIFYAEWIAG, encoded by the coding sequence ATGATCGCCATTCTCGTCGCCGGAGCGGTGGCGCTCGTCGTCTCCTTGCTCGGCACCCCCCTCTTCATCCGGTTCCTGGTGCACCGCAACTATGGGCAGTTCATCCGCCAGGACGGCCCGACCGCTCACTTCACCAAGCGTGGGACCCCCACCATGGGCGGCGTGGTCATCATCGTGGCCACGCTGGTGGCCTACGCCTTCTCGAATGTGGTGACCGGCAACCTGCCCAGCGCTTCCGGTCTGCTGCTGCTGTTCCTCATGGTCGGGCTCGGCATCGTCGGTTTCCTGGACGATTTCATCAAGATCAGCCGACAGCGCTCCCTGGGGCTGAGCCCCGCCTGGAAGATCGTCGGCCAGGGTGTGATCGGCGTGGTCTTCTCTGTCTTGGTGCTGCAGTTCCCGAATGAACGGTTCCGCACACCGGCGAGCACGGAGATCTCCTTCTCCCGAGATCTCGGGATCGATCTGGCGTTCGCCGGCGCGACTGTGGGGCTGCTGCTGTTCGTCATCTGGGCGAACTTCCTGATCACCGCCTGGTCGAATGCGGTCAACCTGACCGACGGGCTCGACGGCCTCGCGACCGGGGCGTCGATGTTCGTCTTCGGTGCCTACACCTTGGTGACGATCTGGCAGATGAACCAGAACTGTCAGTTGCTCTCCAGCGTGGGCCCGAGCTGCTATGAGGTCCGGGACCCACGCGACCTGTCGATCGTGGCCGCCGCGATCGTCGGAGCCTGCTTCGGGTTCCTGTGGTGGAATGCCTCCCCAGCGAAGATCTTCATGGGTGACACGGGGGCGCTCGCGCTTGGCGGTGCGCTCGCCGGGATGACGATCCTGACCCGCACCGAGATCCTGGGGGCGATCATCGGGGGTCTGTTCGTGCTGATCATCCTCTCGGACGTCATCCAGATCGGCTTCTTCAAGGCGACCGGCCGTCGGGTGTTCAAGATGGCCCCGTTGCATCATCATTTCGAGCTGATGGGCTGGGGCGAGGTGACGATCGTCATCCGGTTCTGGATCATCGCGGCACTGTGCGCGAGCCTCGGGTTGGGCATCTTCTACGCCGAGTGGATCGCTGGATGA
- a CDS encoding Mur ligase family protein — MIDALRGREVLVAGLGISGRACVEALVEVGARVCAVDSRPEQAEGLPSSVRVFTGEEPTALARHAWERPPSLVVASPGWRPASPVLQRAAERGVPVWSEVELAWQVCSPQVRWLTLTGTNGKTTTVGMLEKMLTAHGWRAPAVGNVGTPIVTTVLQARAGGERLDALAVELSSFQLHYTHSVSPVASACLNVDADHLDWHGSMDAYAAAKARVYERTQAACVYNVADPRTRRMVEEADVIDGARAVGFTLGMPGLGQVGVVEDVLADRAFIPNRHTHAAELGTLADLRHLGGSAASATSSSDDASPDDADGLSIAPHVVANALAAAALARAAGVEPGDIASGLRSYRPGAHRMQVVADVDGVRFIDDSKATNAHAASAALAAMEPGATVWIAGGLAKGARFDDLVERHAGKLRAVVVIGVDPEPIVSALQRHAPDIPRLVVPAGDTEVMRQAVAAARAQARPGDAVLLAPACASMDQFESYAARGEAFTASVRSLMERS; from the coding sequence ATGATCGACGCCCTCCGCGGCCGCGAGGTGCTCGTCGCCGGACTTGGGATCTCGGGACGCGCGTGCGTAGAGGCACTTGTCGAGGTGGGTGCGCGGGTCTGCGCTGTGGATTCGCGGCCGGAACAAGCCGAGGGGCTGCCTTCCAGTGTGCGTGTGTTCACGGGGGAGGAGCCGACGGCGCTGGCTCGGCATGCGTGGGAGCGTCCGCCGAGCCTGGTGGTCGCCTCGCCGGGGTGGCGACCAGCGTCTCCGGTGCTGCAGCGTGCGGCAGAACGTGGCGTACCGGTCTGGAGCGAGGTCGAGCTGGCCTGGCAGGTCTGCTCACCGCAGGTGCGTTGGCTGACCCTCACCGGCACGAACGGGAAGACGACCACCGTCGGCATGCTCGAGAAGATGCTCACCGCGCACGGGTGGCGGGCACCGGCCGTGGGCAACGTCGGCACCCCGATCGTGACCACGGTGCTGCAGGCTCGGGCCGGCGGGGAGAGACTCGACGCTCTCGCGGTGGAGCTGTCCTCATTCCAGCTGCACTACACCCATTCGGTCTCCCCGGTGGCCTCCGCCTGCCTGAACGTCGATGCCGACCACCTCGACTGGCATGGGTCCATGGACGCCTACGCGGCTGCGAAGGCCCGGGTCTATGAACGCACGCAGGCGGCTTGCGTCTACAACGTGGCCGATCCGCGAACGCGGCGCATGGTGGAGGAGGCCGACGTGATCGATGGTGCTCGCGCCGTCGGTTTCACTCTGGGAATGCCAGGACTGGGCCAGGTCGGTGTGGTCGAAGACGTCCTCGCAGACCGGGCGTTCATACCCAACCGGCACACGCACGCGGCCGAGCTGGGAACCCTCGCTGACTTGCGCCATCTCGGCGGTAGCGCAGCTTCCGCGACGTCGTCCTCCGATGATGCGTCGCCCGATGATGCGGACGGGCTGTCCATTGCGCCGCATGTGGTGGCGAACGCCCTCGCGGCTGCGGCGCTCGCACGCGCCGCTGGGGTGGAACCCGGCGACATCGCGTCGGGCCTGCGTTCCTATCGCCCGGGGGCGCACCGCATGCAGGTCGTCGCCGACGTGGACGGTGTGCGCTTCATCGACGATTCGAAAGCCACGAACGCCCATGCAGCATCGGCTGCATTGGCGGCGATGGAGCCTGGGGCGACGGTGTGGATCGCCGGCGGATTGGCCAAGGGCGCCCGGTTTGACGATCTGGTGGAGCGGCATGCGGGGAAGCTGCGCGCCGTGGTGGTGATCGGCGTCGATCCGGAGCCGATCGTCAGCGCGCTACAGCGACACGCGCCCGACATCCCACGCCTGGTGGTACCCGCTGGCGACACTGAGGTCATGAGACAGGCCGTGGCTGCAGCCCGCGCGCAGGCGCGCCCGGGTGATGCGGTGCTGCTCGCTCCGGCGTGCGCCTCGATGGATCAGTTCGAATCCTACGCAGCCCGCGGTGAGGCGTTCACGGCATCGGTCCGTTCGCTCATGGAGCGCTCATGA